The genome window GTTGTGGAAGAGCAGTGTGGGGCGCTTGTAGGCCGTGAAGCGCCGTGCAAAGCACAGAGTCAGGTGGTCCGGGTTGAGCGCGCTCAGGAACATGCGCAGCCGGTTGGGGGCTTCGCCCTCGCGGGTCCACTGTTCGGAAATGGAACGGCGCACCTCGTCGTAGAGCCGGTGCTTGAGGGCCGTGTGGGTGTCCCAGAGCCTGCGGTCGTCCACGGCGTCCAGGCAGTTCCAGTCGTGGTTGGCCTTGAGGGTCTTGTGTATGGACAGGCTGCACGTTTCCTCGATGTCGTGGCGCAGCCGCTCGTCGAGCCAGGACGGGATGTGCACCCCGTTGGTGATGTGGCCCACGGGCACCTCGCTGAGCAGGAATCCGCGCCACAGGTCCATCCACATGCGCCGGGAAACGTTGCCGTGCAGACGGCTGACCCCGTTGCGGATGCAGGAGAGCTGTAGGGCCAGCACAGTCATGTTCAGGTGGTCGGCCTCTTCCGCGTACATGTGACCCAGGTTCCACAGGGATTCCCAGGGGACGCCCATTTCCACGGCGTAGCCCCGGAAGTAGTTTTCCACCAGGGAGCGTTCGAAACGCTCGTTGCCCGCGGGCACCGGGGTGTGCATGGTGAACACCGTGGAGCCGCGCACGATCTCCCTGGCCGTGGCAAAGTCCACGCCCTCGCCGAACATGAGCTGGCGGATGCGTTCGAAGAGCAGGAAAGCGGAGTGGCCCTCGTTGAGGTGGTAGATGCTCGGTTCCACGCCCAGGGCGTTGAGCAGCCGCACGCCGCCCACTCCGAGAACTATCTCCTGCTCGATGCGGCCCTTGGACGAGGGCTCGTAGAGCCGCGAGGCGATGTCCCGGTCCGAGCGCGAGTTTTCCACCACGTCCGTGTCCAGCAGGTAGAGCTTGGCCCTGCCCACGCGCACTTCCCAGATCTGGGCGTAGACCGTGCGGCCGGGCAGATCCACGGTGACCAGCACCCGCTCGGTTTCGCCGTTGTGGAGCTGGACGATCGGCATGGCCGCAAAGTCGTTGTCCCAGTATTCCACCACCTGGTCGCCGTTGCCGTTGATCTTCTGGTGGAAGTAGCCCTGCTTGTAGAGCAGGGAGATGCCGATGAAGGGCAGGTTCAGGTCGCTGGCCGACTTGATGTGGTCGCCCGCCAGCAGCCCCAGGCCCCCGGAATAGATGGGGATGGATTCGTGCAGGCCGAATTCCATGGAGAAATAGGAGACCGGGTTCTTCCAGGTGATGCCGGAGTGTTCCGCGTGGCTCTGCTTGGCCATGTAAGCGTCGAAGCGCTCCAGCACATTGCTCAGCCGGGCCATGAATTCATGGTCGCCCGCCAGCTGGTTCAGTCGGTCCTGATCCATGGTGTTCAGGAAGCTGACCGGGTTGTTGCCGCTGGCGTACCACTTGTCCGCGTCCATCCATTCGAAGAGTTCCTGCACGTCGCGGTGCCAGACCCACCAGAGGTTGTTGGCCAGCTCGCGCATGCGGGCCAGTTCCGCGGGCAGCTCGGTAACCACCGAGAACGAGCGCAGCCTGGGCTGGGTGGTGTTGACCCCGGTGAAGCTGATCTGCTTTCCCGGCGCGGCGGACATGCGCTGCACGCCAGCCACCCGCTGGGTCTTGATGTCCCCGGCCAGTTCATAGGCCTCGAGGTAGCGCAGGTAGAAATTCTTCCAGGTGGTTTCCTCGGCCACGCGCCGGGCCTCGGCCGCGCGGTAGGCGCGCTCCTCCTTGTTCCAGTGGATGAATTCGCCCAGGTAGGCGGTCAGTTTCTTCACTGCCGTGTCGTAATTGTCGTCCAGGCGGTTGAGCACGTGCACGCCCGCGTGTCCCTCGGGGTAGCGCTCCATGACCCACTGGCCGAAACCGGCCCGGTCCGAGGTCACGGTGGGCACGGAAAAGGCCGCGCTCTCCATGGGGGTGTAGCCCCAGGGCTCGTAGAAGGACGGGAATACGGTCAGGTCCATGCCCGCCAGAGCGTCGTAGTATTCCAGGTTCAGGATGCCGTCGTTGCCGTCCAGGTAGACCGGGATGAAGATGACGCAGCACTTGTTGTGCGGCGCGTTCTGCAGCTGCTTTTCCCGGCAGCGGGTCACGATGGGGTCGTGGTCCGGATCGCCCAGGTGGTGGGTGGCGATCCCGGCGTATTTTTCGATGGATGCGCGTTCGCTGCGCAGCCGCCTGCGCGCCTCTTCGCTGAATCCCGCATAGCCGCAGCTCACCAGCAGGAAGTTGACGACGGTGATGTCCTCCCCGGATTCGGTCAGCTTGCGGTCGATGTTGGCCAGGCTGTCCAGGAGCAGGTCAATGCCCTTGTTATGGAATTCGTACCGGCCGCTGGTGGCCACCAGCAGGGTGTTGGATGGCTTGAGCTCGCGCTCCAGGAACCGGGAGGCCAGCTTGATGAGTTGCGGCCGCACCCGTTTGCGCGTTTTTTCCACCTCTTCGGGTTCGGCAAAGCCCTCCAGGTTGAATCCGTTGACCGTGACCACGGCCGGGTTGGTTCCCAGCAGGTGGGCGGCCTCCTTGCGGGTGATATTGGAAACCGTGGTGAAGCAGTCCGCCTCGCGGGCGGAGACCGATTCCATGGAGTGCTTGGCCTTGACCCCGAAGGCAGTGGCTTCGTGGGAGGGGTCCAGCTCTTCCAGCTCGTCGTAGATGTCCACGCCCGAACCGGACATGGCCCGGCCCAGCATGGTGGCGTGGGTTGTCAGCAGGGTGGCCACGCCCGGGGCGTTTTTCTTGAGGTAGAGCACGCCCGCGCCGCTCATCCATTCATGGAAGTGGGCGAACACGTCGGCCACCTCTTCCACGTCGTCGCTGATCTCCTTGATGACCATGGCCGCCGCCGTGCTGAAGAGCACGGGCTCGATGTAGTCCCAGGACCCGGTCATGGAGTCCACGCCGTAGTCGTTCCAGATCTGGAACAGGAGCTTGTCCTGGTTGGGCACGGCCTTCTGGAAATTCACCAGAAGCACCCAGGGAGATCCGGGGATGTCCCAGCGTCCGGCGACCGTGGGAATTCCCATGCCTTCCAGGCGTTCCTGGGTGGGGCGGAATTCCGGGGGAGGGTCGCAGGCCTTGAAACCGGGGTTGCGGTCCAGGAGCGGGCCCATGGCCACATAACGTCCGCCGAAGGCCGCCATGGCCTCGGCCGCCTTGCTGCTGATGACCGTGTGGATGCCGCCCACCTTGTTGCAGACTTCCCAGGATACTTCGAAGAGCCATTTGGTTTCCATAGCGTGAATCTCCCGTAGGTTATGCGTCGGATTGCCGTTGCCGGAGCACCAGGGCAAAGTCGTTCAGGGCGTTCATGTACGTGATGAACGCCTGGTACGGTGTTTCAAAGGGATTGAAGTACTTGTGCACGTCGCCGTCCGAGAACCACTTGGTGCACATGTAGTAGAAATGGTCGCTGGTGAGCATTTCGCGCCAGGTCGCCTGCATCTCGTCGTCGCCGGAGGCAATGACCTCCTGCTCCAGGGCATAGGCCAGTTCCGCTGCCTGGTCCTGCATGGGGTTGCCCAGCCAGGCCGTGACGTCGCGCTCCAGGTCGGCCCAGGAGGTGAAGTGGGGCACGTCCAGCTGGGCCACCGGGTCGAGCCCGGCCGCGGCCTCGGAGGGAGTGCGGAAGCAGAAGTCCCTGTGGGACAGCACGGCCCGGGGCAGGGCGCGGAAAAAGTCGAAGATGCCGGTGTCTTCCCACTGGTGTTCGCCGATGGTTTCATAGTCCATGAACAGGTTGATCACCTCGCCGCTGCCCGCCACATCGTGCACCCAGCGGGCGTACTTTTCCACAGTGAGGGGCCATTCGTCCCAGTTGCGGTCCGAGAAGCGGAAGGCCACGTCGTCCGAGAGCCGGTAGTTCTTGAGCAGGGCCTTGAGCTTTTCGCATCCCGCGGGCTGATACACGAAGTTGGGGGTGCGCCAGCCCAGGACCTGGTCCGCGCCCTCGGCCAGGATGACCCTGTAGCCCAGGCGTTCCACTTCCTTGGCCAGCTCGTTGTTGAAGATGAGCTCGGTGTTGCGGAAGGTGGTGGGCTCCTGGCCGAAGAATTCGGTCATGACCGCGTGGTGCTTGCGGACCTGGCGCCGGAATTCCTCCCTGGAAAAGAGGAAGGACAGGGAATGGTAGTGGGTCTCGGCTATGAACTCCACGCACCCCGTGGCCGCCAGCTCGCGGAAGGAATCCAGCACCTCGGGGCAGAATTCCTGGAACTGCTCCAGGGCCACGCCGGTGATGGAGTAGGAGATGCGGAAGTCGCCCCGGAATTCCCGGATCAGGTCGAGCATGAGCCGGTTGGCGGGCAGATAGCACTTGTGGGCCACCTTGCGCAGGATGTCGGCGTTGGCCTGCTCGTCGCGGTAATGGTGGCTGCGGCCCATGTCGAAGAAGGAATAGCCCTGGTTCAGGCGCATGGGCTGGTGGACCTGAAAATAGAAGCACACGGAAATCATCGGCTACCTCCCGGCCAGATCGCGGTAGACATTGAGCACGTGCTCGGCCGCGATCTCCCATTTGGTGCGCTTGAGGGTTTCGAGTCCCTGCTGCACGATTTTCTCGGACCGTTCCGGGTTCCCCAGTATGTCGAGGATCTCCGCGGACAGCCGGTCCGTATCCCAGAAATCTATCTTGACCGCGCCGTCCAGCATTTCGGCCACTCCCGACTGCTTGGAGACGATGGCGGGCACGTTGTAGACCATGGCCTCCAGGGGCGTGATGCCGAAGGGTTCGGACACGCTGGGCATGACGTAGAGGTCGCTCATGGCGTAGATGCGCTCCACGTCCGTGCCGCGCACGAAGCCCAGGAAATGGAACTTGTCCGCGATGCGCAGTTCGGCCATGCGCTCCACCATGCGGTTGAACATGTCGCCGGAACCGGCCATGGCGAAGCGTACGTTCGGGTTCTTCTTGATCACCTTGGCGGCCGCCTCGACAAAGTAGTCCGGCCCCTTCTGGAAGGTGATGCGGCCCAGGAAGAGGACCAGCTTTTCCTTGAAGGGCTTTTCCACCCGCAGCTGGCCCAGGCGGCGCTCCTTGGAGACCGCGTTGTGCACCACCACGATCTTGTTCGGATCAATGCCGTAGCGCTTGACGATGGTGTCCTTGGTGAAGTGGCTCACGGCGACGATGCGGTCCGCCGCCTCGAATCCGGCCCGTTCGATGTCGTAGATCTGCTGGTTCACGTGTTCGCCGCTGCGGTCGAATTCCAGGGCGTGGGCGTGCACCACCAGGGGCTTGCCCGAAACGCGCTTGGCCTCCATGCCCGCGGGGGCGGTCATCCAGTCGTGGGCGTGGATGACGTCGAATTCCTCCTGCCGGGCCATGTGGGCGCAGATCAGGCTGTAGCGCACGATCTCGGCCATGAGGTTGTTGCCGTAGCCGCCCGAGAAGTCGTATCCCTTCATGTTCAGGATGGCTTCCGAGGTCAGCAGTTCCTCCTGGTCCAGGATGCTCCTGTATTCCTTGTCCGTGATATAGGGCCGCAGGGGCGAGAGCACTTCGAGCATCTTGACCCGCTTTCGCAGCTCGCGGATGTCCTGGATGCCCACCGAGGCATGGACCCGGTTTGCCCCGAGCAGGGTCAGGTGTTTGCCTTCCTCGTCGGAATCGAGCCGGGGCAGCACGAAGGTGATGTCCACCCCGTGCTGGGCGAGTCCCTTGGTCAGACCCAGGCAGGCCGTGCCCAGGCCCCCGGAAATGAAGGGCGGGAACTCCCACCCGAACATGAGAACGCGCATTTATCGGCCTCCAAGAAGTTTGTTCAGGCGCACGGCCTCGGCCACGCTCCAGGCCTGGGCAATGCACCCGTTGGGCAGGTGTGGCGGGTTGCCGGTGTAGATTTCCGGCAGCGACGCGATTCCATAGTCAGCCGGGAATGATCGCAGAATTTCCTTGAAATATTTGCGCAGGAAGGCCTTGGCCTCCTTGATGTCCTCGGCCTGGCGCAGCATGGCCTCGCCGAAGTGGCCCGCCAGCCAGGGCCAGACCATGCCCTGGTGATAGGCCGAATCGCGGGCGTCCGAGTCGCCCTGGTAGAAGGGCGCGTACGACGGGTGGCGTGGGGAAAGGGTCCGCAGGCCGTACGGGGTCAGCAGGTGATCCTGCACGGTGGCCACCACGGCCCGCATCTGTTCCATGTTCAGCGTGGAATGGGGCAGGGAGACCGCGAAGATCTGGTTGGGCCGGATGGCCCGGTCGCAGCCGAATTTGCCGACAACGTCGCACAGGCAGTTGTCCTCGCGGTTCCAGAACCTGTCCGGGAAGCTGGCGGCCAGTTTGTCCGCCGATTCCCTGGCCCTGCGGACTGTTTCGTTGTCCTCGCCTTCCATCAGCTCCAGGTAGAAACGCAGTCCGTTGTACCACAGGGCGTTGATTTCCACGGCCGCTCCGTGGCGCGGGGTCACGGGCCTGCCGTAGGCCTGGGCGTCCATCCAGGTGAGCTGGGTGTGCTCGTTCCCGGCATGGAGGAGCCCGTCCTCGTGGATGGAGCACAGCGGCACCCTGCCGTCCAGGTGCGCCGCAATGATGCGTTCCAGGGCCGGGAGTATGCTTTTGCGCACGAATTCCCTGCTGCCCTTGGTCCGGAGGTATTCCTGCACGGCCCAGAAGAACCACAGGGAGGCGTCCACGGAGTTGTAGGCCAGGTGGTCGGATCGCTGGTCCAGGTAATTGGGCAGCAGGCCGTCGCGCTCCAGCCCGGCGTAGGCGGCCAGCACCTTTTCACCGAATTCGCGCCTGCCGCAGTGGAAGGTCAGCCCGGGCAGGGCGATCATGGTGTCGCGCCCCCATTCGCCGAACCAGTGGTAGCCCGCCACCACCGAGGAAAAGTCCGAGGCGTTGCGGATCAGGAACTGGTCGGCCGCGTACTGCAGGCCGCGCACGCTCTTGCTGCGGTCCTTGCAGCTCTCGTACAGGGCCTCGCGGCGCTTGATCTCCCTGCTCTTCAGCTTCACGAGATCACCGAGCTTCTCCACCGAGGCCGCGAAGATGACCGGCTTGCCCCGCTTGAGCTCCACCTCGAACATGCCCGGGCAGAACAGGTCTTCCTGGTAGTCGAATCCCCGGTTGCGCTCCTCCAGATATTCAACGTTGCGCATCCACTTGGGGCCGGGGAAGAATTCCGAGACGCGGCTGGTGCCCATGTACAGGGGCGGCATGCCCTTGTACGGCTCGATCTTGCATCCGTTTTTTTCGGGGAAGGTCTTGGGCCGCAGGAACAGGTTCTCGCGGGTCAGTCCGTGCACGTCGCGGTAGGCCAGCAGGGGGCGGATTCGCAGGGTGGGCGCCGTCTTGCCCTCGAGCATTTCGTAGCAGAGCAGCACCGTGTTCTGGCCGTGGACCATGAGCATGGTCTTGCGGATCAGCGCGTCGCCGATGCGGTAGGTCACCGTGGGGCAGAGGTCCTGTTCGAAGCCTTCCACGAACTGGTGGCCCGTGGGGTGGTAGACGCCGGGGTACTTGTTGGTGGACAGGAAGAATTCCTTTTCCCCGTCCGTGACCGAGACTTCCACCTTGGAGAGCAGCACGAAACGGCCGCGCGGCTTCCTGAGCGCCGCCACGAGCAGGCCGTGGTACTTGCGGGTATGACAATTGATGACCGTGCTGGAGGCGTAGCCGCCGAGCCCGTTGGTGTCCAGCCACTCCTTGCGTGTCGCTGTTTCTGTATTGACGCACGCATCCCTGGGAATTCGAAGCATTTTTACCACCTTGAAGGAATGAAATTCAACAGGAAATGAACAGGAGAAGAGGCTTCTCACACTCAACTATAGATATAAGAATCAAAGCATATGCAAGTAAAAAGTGTGTAACTGGGGTTATAATGTGATTTGTTTTTTCCGGGCGGGGGAGAGAGCTGGGAAATGTTGCCGCAAGCGGCTTTTGGGACGGGAGAAAAAGAGGGAAACGACCAGTCCCTCCTGTTTCGGTTTAGCGGCGGATTTTTTTATCCGTTAAGAGGGATGGGATCAGAAGGCCCGGTCAACGACGTTCGAGAGATAAACCGATCGTTGCGCCGGGCGTTCCGTTTGTGTGAGGGATGGCTTTAGGGAGTATGGGCCGTGCGGATCAGTCCCGGACGCGCCACGCATGGCTGTAGATGTTCATGGACGTGCTCCGCAGGCGGCCCACCAGGGTGATGTCCCGCGTTTCGGCGAATTCCAGGGCCGAACTGGTGGCCACGGAAAAGCCGCACAGGATGCCGATGCCGGCCATGGACGCCTTTTCCGCCAGCTCCAGGGCCAGGCGCGAGGAGAGCATGGCGATGGCCGCGTCCTCCAGACAGTCGGAATGCAGGGCCTGGCCCAGGGCCTTGTCGAATGCGTTGTGGCGTCCCACGTCCTCGCCAAAGGCCAGCATGTGGCCGTCCATGGTGAACAGGGCCGCCGCATGGGTGGCCCTGGTGCTCTGGAACAGGGCCTGGCGCTCCTCGAAGCGGTCCCGGAGCTCGAAGAGCCGTTGCACGGTAATGGTTTCCTCCCGCCGCACCCCGGCGCCCATGAAGCGCACGTTCTCGCCGGGGGTCAGTTCCACGCGGGCCAGGGTGCTTTCCCCGCAGACCCTGAGATCCACGGAGCGGATGTCCCTGCGGGAGCGGATCAGGCCCAGGGAAAGCAGCCGCCCGGCCACCAGGTTGTGGTCGTCGCCGGGCGTGCGCACGAAGCTGATGTTTTCATGGTCGCGCACCTTGAGCACCAGCGGCTCCTCCACGGCCACCAGCCCCGAGACCCGTTTCATGGCACCGTCGCTGAAGCGGTGCAGCTGCACGGACTCCAGGAATCTTCCGGTTCGTTGTTGTTCTTTGTCGCGCCTTGCCTTGGGAAACGCCGGATGTATCAGGGTGCTCATGTCCGTATCCTATGGCTTGAAGCTGTTCCAGGTCGTGGGGGCCATGGGGGTCAGGCTACGCTCCTGGGCGATCATGTCCAGGTGCATCAGTCCCATTTGCGCCGCGTCGAGCTGGGGAACCAGCTCGCATTCGCGCAGGTCGATGCACAGGCCGTAGGTGCCGCACTGGTGGCAGGCCTCGATGCGCTCGTGCTTTGCGCCGTCCACGAAAAAGATCTCCCGGGTCTTCTGGTCCGTATTGCCGCAGGCCGGGCAGGTGTCCCTGCGGTATTCCCATTCCAGGCTGCACAGGGAACAGTGCAGGTGTTTCTTGCCCCCGCCGCCCACGAGATGCTCCAGGTCGTTGGGGTCGCGGCGGGAAAGAAAGCCGATGGAGGGCAGGCTGCCGCAGAACGGGCAGGTTCCCTGGTTCCATCGGCCCCTGGAAAACGACTCGTCGAGGCGGCCGGCCAGTGCGGCCAGGACCGGCCCGGCGATAGCGTCCACAATGGTGAAAAGGACAGAGGGTGGAGTGCCGTCCATTTTCTCGGAGGTGTTTTCGAATTGCTTCAGGTCGCCGTCAAGTCGCGCCTCGACGAGTCGCGCCAGCGTCTCGCGGTCGAACGTCGCCTTCCCTTTCCCGGGCCAGGAGTCGTCCGGGATCAGTTTCCTGAGCAGGGGAAGCAGCTCCCGAGAGGAAGCCAGCAGAGATTCCTTGAGCCGGTCGCATCCCTCACCCGCCATGACATGGACGCCTTCCATGAGCCGCGCCTCGTCCACGGCCGGGGGCGGGGGCCTTCCTGGCCGAACCGCTGGGCAAGCTCCGCCTGTTTTTCCAGCAGCGGGGAAAAGGTCCGGACCAGCTCCCCGTAAACGGGTTTGGCGTTGGTGATGGCTTCCAGGGTCGCATGGACGGTTCCGGGGTCAAACGTGGTCATGGAGGTCTCCGATCCTGTCTTTGCGGGAGGTTCGGGCCGCCCGCCCTGTGCGGACGGCCCTTTTCCCGTTGGAGTGATGCGTGTCTGCTATGCGTTTTTAGTCATTTTCGTGATGGGGCTGGCCAGCTTGGCAAGGAACCGCTTGCGGTCCATGCCCGCGGGGGCCTCGGCCACGGCAAAGCTGTGGTAGTGCTCGGGCTTGTCCGTGAGCAGGTATATGACGTTGACGTCATCGGGGTCGGCCAGCATGGCCTCGGGGAACCGCTCCCTGACGACGGCGAGACGCTTTTCGGCCAGCTTGAGCATGTCCTCGCGCTCGCCGAAGTTCATGGTGCCCGTGGGGCAGGCCTTGACGCAGGACGGGAGCAGGCCCTTGTGGACGCGGTCGTTGCACATGGTGCACTTGGCCAGGAGCCCGGTCTTCTCGTTGCGGCGCGGGATGTTGTAGGGGCATGATTCGCGGATCTCCTCGAACTGCTCCGCGCTGAAGGCCTTGGTGCCGTCCGTGTACAGGATGGCACCGGTCTTTTCGTCCTGGAGGATGGCCCCCTCGTGGTAGAGGTCGCCGGTTTCCTTGCAGGGCGCGATCTCGCAGTGGCGGCACTGGTCCGGGAAGAAGTTCCAGCGGACCACGTCGCCGTCCAGGCGCTCGCTGAAGCGCACCAGCTTGTAGTTGTTGGGATTCAGGTCCTGCGGGTTCTGGTGGCTGCCCCAGCCGAATTGCTTGGTCTTGTTGGCGGGCAGTTCGTGCCATTCCTTGCAGGCCAGCTGACAGCCTCGGCAGGCGGTGCAGCGGGACGTGTCTATCAGAAACGCTTTGGGCATGACGTTCTCCTTGCGTCCGGGCGGGACGGGCCCGCCCGGTTTGCCGGTTAGGTTGCAAGCTCGGTGAGCTTTTCGGCCTTGCGGATGTTCACGCAGCAGGCCTTGTACTCCGGAATGGTGGTGTTGGGGTCGCCCACCGACGGCGTGAGCCTGTTGGTGGAATCCCCGGACCCCGGAGTGGTCCAGCCGAAGCAGTACGGCATGCCGATTTCGTGGATGATCCGGCCATGGACCTTGAGGGGCCGCATGCGGATGGTGACCATGGCGATGGCCTCCACCCTGCCGCGAATGCTTTCGACGATCACGCCTTCGCCGTTTTTGATGCCCTTTTCCTTGGCCAGTTCCGGGCTCATCTCCACATAGAGCTGGGGCTCGGCTTCCAGCAGGTTGGGCACGTTGCGGGTCTCCCCGCCGCCGCACCAGTGCTCGGTGAGGCTGTAGGTGGTCAGCACGATGGGGTATTTCGGGTCCGCCGGAGGGGCCAGGACATCCGGGGCGCTGGTGGCGAATTTGTAGCAGGGGCTGTGAAGCTGCTTGGAGAACAGGTTCTTGTTCACCGGGGTCTCGGCCGGTTCGTAGTGCTCGGGGAACGGGCCGTCCTGCCTGCCCGGGCCGAAGAGATGGCCCATGCCGTGCGTGTGCATTATGAAGGGCAGCTTGCCCTGGCCCGTGGCCAGGGGCGGCCAGCCGCCGTCGGGCACGTCACCGATCCATTTGCCGTCCTTCCACTCGATGACCGCCTTGTCCGGGTTGAACGGCTTCCCGTTCAGGTCCACGGAGGCGCGGTTGTAGAGGATGCGCCGGTTTACGGGCCAGCACCACGACCAGTTGGGGTACAGGCCGATCCTGGCCTGCATCTCGGTCTGGGACGGGTCGCGCCGCAGGGACTTGTTGCCTTCCTCCTCGGTCCAACTGCCCGCGTAGAGCCAGTTCAGGCTCGCGGTGGAACCGTCGTCGGCCAGGGCCGCGAACGAGGGCACCTGCTGTCCCTTGCCGTATTTCTTGCCCTTGTATTCGGCATCCCTTGTGAAACGTCCGTTGATGCGCTGGCAGAGATCCTCGGGGTCGTATCTGTCGGGCCAGTCCAGCTTGAGCAGGGCCTCGGGCAGGGCGCCGCCTTCCTTTGCATACAGGGCGCGGAGCCTGCCGAGTATGGAGATGTACATTTCCCCGAACGGGCGCGCCTTGAACTGTGGCTTGACGCTTTTGTCGTGCCAGAGGAGCCAGCGGCCCGAGTTGGTCACCGAGCCGGTCTTTTCCAGCCGGTGGGCCGAGGGCAACAGGAAGAACTCGGTCTTGATCTTCTTGGGATCCGCGCCGGGCCGGTGCCAGTTGTCCGTGGTTTCGGAGTTGTGCAGCTCGGAGCAGACGACCCAGTCCAGGTTGTCCATGGCCTTGCGGATCTTGTTGGTGTTGGGAACGCTGTTCATGGGGTTCAGGCCCATGAAGAAGCCGCCCGTGATTTCTCCCCGGTACATGCGGTCGAACAGGAACAGGTAGGAGTAGTCCTCGCCCTTTTCGACCTTGGGCAGCAGCTCGTAGCAGAAGCCGTTTTCCCTGGTGGCGTTTTCGCCGTACCAGGCCTTGAGCAGGCTGGTGAAGTACTGGGGCTTGTGCTGCCACCAGTTGGCCGACTGCGGGTCGTGGCTGACCGGGGTATTGGCCTTGTTGTAGGCGTCGTAGGAGGGCCAGTCCGCCCTGGGCATGGCCATGTAGCCGGGCAGGATGTGGTAGAGCATGGCGTGGTCCGTGGACCCCTGCACGTTGGGTTCGCCGCGCAGGGCGTTGATGCCGCCGCCCGCGATGCCGATGTTGCCGAGCAGGAGCTGGATGATGCCGGAGGAGCGGATGTTCTGCACGCCCACGGTATGCTGGGTCCAGCCCAGTGCGTAGAGGATGGTTCCGGCCTTTGTGCCCGTGCCGGTGGCGCTGTATGCCTCGTACACGCGCAGCAGGTTCTTTTCCGATACGCCGGTGGTGGCGGAGACCTTGTCCAGTCCGTAGCGGGAATAGTGCTTTTTGAGCAGCTGGAACACGCAGCGGGGGTGCTTGAGGGACTTGTCCCGCTTGGGCACGCCCCTGGAGTCCAGCTCCAGGTCCCACTTGCTTTTGTCGTAGGTCCGGGTCTTGGGGTCGTAGCCCGCGAACAGGCCGTCCTTGAACCCGAATTCCTTGCCCACGATGAGCGAGGCGTTGGTGTATTC of Salidesulfovibrio onnuriiensis contains these proteins:
- a CDS encoding 4Fe-4S dicluster domain-containing protein, with amino-acid sequence MPKAFLIDTSRCTACRGCQLACKEWHELPANKTKQFGWGSHQNPQDLNPNNYKLVRFSERLDGDVVRWNFFPDQCRHCEIAPCKETGDLYHEGAILQDEKTGAILYTDGTKAFSAEQFEEIRESCPYNIPRRNEKTGLLAKCTMCNDRVHKGLLPSCVKACPTGTMNFGEREDMLKLAEKRLAVVRERFPEAMLADPDDVNVIYLLTDKPEHYHSFAVAEAPAGMDRKRFLAKLASPITKMTKNA
- the fdnG gene encoding formate dehydrogenase-N subunit alpha; its protein translation is MKCDRRSFLKLAGSSAACLSLAQLGVNLTPVRAYAADLKIDGAKEVFTVCPFCSVSCYAIGYVRNGKLVGVEGDPDYPINEGALCAKGAAMFTMTTSHHRVQKPMYRAPYSDKWEEKSWDWIIERIARRVKDTRDKEFITHNKAGQTVNRLESMFLLGTSHASNEECALTHQFARGLGVVHMDHQARVCHSSTVAALGESFGRGAMTNHWIDIKNADSILIMGSNAAEHHPISFKWVLRAKDKGATVMHVDPKFSRTSARADFHVPLRSGTDIAFLGGMIKYILDNEKYFKDYVVEYTNASLIVGKEFGFKDGLFAGYDPKTRTYDKSKWDLELDSRGVPKRDKSLKHPRCVFQLLKKHYSRYGLDKVSATTGVSEKNLLRVYEAYSATGTGTKAGTILYALGWTQHTVGVQNIRSSGIIQLLLGNIGIAGGGINALRGEPNVQGSTDHAMLYHILPGYMAMPRADWPSYDAYNKANTPVSHDPQSANWWQHKPQYFTSLLKAWYGENATRENGFCYELLPKVEKGEDYSYLFLFDRMYRGEITGGFFMGLNPMNSVPNTNKIRKAMDNLDWVVCSELHNSETTDNWHRPGADPKKIKTEFFLLPSAHRLEKTGSVTNSGRWLLWHDKSVKPQFKARPFGEMYISILGRLRALYAKEGGALPEALLKLDWPDRYDPEDLCQRINGRFTRDAEYKGKKYGKGQQVPSFAALADDGSTASLNWLYAGSWTEEEGNKSLRRDPSQTEMQARIGLYPNWSWCWPVNRRILYNRASVDLNGKPFNPDKAVIEWKDGKWIGDVPDGGWPPLATGQGKLPFIMHTHGMGHLFGPGRQDGPFPEHYEPAETPVNKNLFSKQLHSPCYKFATSAPDVLAPPADPKYPIVLTTYSLTEHWCGGGETRNVPNLLEAEPQLYVEMSPELAKEKGIKNGEGVIVESIRGRVEAIAMVTIRMRPLKVHGRIIHEIGMPYCFGWTTPGSGDSTNRLTPSVGDPNTTIPEYKACCVNIRKAEKLTELAT
- a CDS encoding formate dehydrogenase accessory sulfurtransferase FdhD, which produces MSTLIHPAFPKARRDKEQQRTGRFLESVQLHRFSDGAMKRVSGLVAVEEPLVLKVRDHENISFVRTPGDDHNLVAGRLLSLGLIRSRRDIRSVDLRVCGESTLARVELTPGENVRFMGAGVRREETITVQRLFELRDRFEERQALFQSTRATHAAALFTMDGHMLAFGEDVGRHNAFDKALGQALHSDCLEDAAIAMLSSRLALELAEKASMAGIGILCGFSVATSSALEFAETRDITLVGRLRSTSMNIYSHAWRVRD
- a CDS encoding formate dehydrogenase accessory protein FdhE, which encodes MEGVHVMAGEGCDRLKESLLASSRELLPLLRKLIPDDSWPGKGKATFDRETLARLVEARLDGDLKQFENTSEKMDGTPPSVLFTIVDAIAGPVLAALAGRLDESFSRGRWNQGTCPFCGSLPSIGFLSRRDPNDLEHLVGGGGKKHLHCSLCSLEWEYRRDTCPACGNTDQKTREIFFVDGAKHERIEACHQCGTYGLCIDLRECELVPQLDAAQMGLMHLDMIAQERSLTPMAPTTWNSFKP